The DNA region GATGAAAGGCATCACTTGCGACCTCGATCCGGGCAATCTCCCCGTGATAACGGACCCGATAGGGATCGAAACCCATGGAACGAAGCAGCTCTTCACACCGAGCCACCTGCCGGACCCTCTCTTCCGTGATTTCGGTCCCGTAGGGGAAACGGGATGAAAGACAGGCCATGGATCCCTTATTATGCGTAGGGAGTCTTAGTTCACGGCTGAGTTCACGGATCTCCCGCTTGGAAAGGCCGGCCTCGATCAGGGGATGGCGGACTCCTTTTTCCGCAGCCGCTTTCAGCCCGGGCCGATAGTCGCCGGTATCATCGAGGTTGGACCCGTCACAGATATGAGCGATCTTCAGGGCGTCGGCATAACGGCGAAGGATTCCGAAGAGTTCGCTTTTGCAGTAGTAGCAGCGCATTGGGTCGTTCCGGGCGAAGTTTTGGATCTTGAGCTCGTTTGATTCCACGAGGATATGCCGGACCCCCAATGCCGATGCAAACTTCTTTGCCTCCATCAGCTCGTGTTCCGGGTAGGTGGGTGAGAGGGCGGTCAGGGCTGCTGCCTGGTCGCCGAGCGCTTCCCGGGCCACACGCAGAAGAAAGGCGCTGTCCACTCCGCCCGAAAAAGCGATCAGAACCGAGCCCATCTCCTTGAGGATCGCCTGCAGCTTGTTTAATTTATCCCGGCTCATGTATAGAAAATGACACAATTCAAAATGATTGTCCACCGGAATTTGATTGTGGATGATTCAATGGTCAGACTTTTGCCTTTTCAGGAAGGAGAAACTGTTTTTCATAAAATGTCCGGGCTGCTTCCTGTCTCTGCTTCATGTATGCGGACATGTCATCCCAGTTTTCGATCACGAGATCCACAATTCTTTTTTCCAGGAGTCCCCGATTGGAGAAGGCGGAAAAAATCCGGATAATCTCCTGCTTGTCCATCCCTTTTCTGTAGGGCCTGTCTTCCTCCATGGCCGTAAACATGTCGGCCACCATCATGATCCGGGATTCAATGCTGAGTTCACCGGCATTGCAATGGAAGGGATAACCGCTTCCGTCCAGCCGTTCATGATGAAACGCCGCCCATTCCTGGATCTGTTGAAAGCCTCCGATACTGTTCATGATGGAATAGGTGTAATAGGTATGGGACTTGATGACGGCGAATTCTTCAGGTGTGAGCTTTCCTGGTTTCTCCAGGATGCTGTTGGGAATGGCGAGTTTGCCCAGATCATGCAAACGTCCTGCAATTTCCATCAACAGTAGTTCGGGTTCAGTCAGCCCAAAGAGCTTGGAAAGAAACACGGCGGATGCAGCGACGCCCGATGAGTGCGTGGAGGTGAAACGGGACCTGAAATCAATGATGTCGGAGAAGATTTCTGAAATCGTAAGGAGAGACACAGAGTCGATCTCAAATTCCCGATGAGGTCCGTGATGGAGAAGATAAGAATACAATCTATTGGAGACCATGTCGAGCCAGAATTCCTCTCTGATGCCGGCGGATAAAAGAAGGTCGGTCACATCCGGGTGAAAAACGGATCCGGTCTTTTCCACGATCCTGGAAGTGAGTTCCCTGCTTTGATGCAGGATATAGGTCTTACGGTTAATGGAACGTTCCAGAAAATCAGCCAGAAAAATAATATGTGATCCGAGAGTCATCGGGTCATCTATGTTCGTCCGGCAGTCTTCCCATTTCCGATGATGATGCCGGACGAGTATGGCGGCGTTTTCCAGCCATGGGATTTTATTAAGAATCATTTCACCGCGCAGACAGTGTTCCTCAGTCATATCAGTCTCTGTTTTCAGGAGTTCATATTTCTCTTCAACTGAGAAAGCTCCGATATCGTGAAGCAGCGCGGCGTAGAACATCTGTGCCATATCTTCGTCGGATAATCCTGCGGATTTTCCCATTTCCCAGGCAATGAATGCGGTCCTGAGCTGATGCTGGACCAGTTCAGGTCCAGCCAGGTCCATGGCATCGGAAAGTGAGAGCAGAAGGTTCAGAAGGTTTATGGAAAGATTTTTCTTCATGGGATTCTCCTGATTGGAAATCAAAACGTTCCAGTCTGTTGGGCCGTGCTTAAAACCTGCTTGGACAGGAACAGGAACACTGTATCCATATATCGGAAAATCCGGGTTTTTCTTGAGCGATTTCTTAGGTTTTTTGAATTTTCAGCAGGGATTAAGGAGGAGATTTTCCGGTGTAACGGGGTAAAGTTTTAAGACATCCCAACCGATAAGACTTTCAGAACGGAAACAAGAGAGAGGTCATTTATGCTGGTACTCACCCGGAAACTGGGAGAAGAGATTTTTATTGACGACGAGATCCGCATCGTGATCAAGGAGATCAAGGGGAGGCAGGTGCGGATCGGTATTGAGGCGCGTTCCTCGGTCTCGGTCCATCGGGGTGAAATCCACCACCGGATAGAAGAGGAGAACAGGGAGGCTGCTCTCATAGACCTCGAAGCGGCCGATAAAGCCGCGGCCTCACTGAAACGGTTGATTCAAGAGACCGGGTGAGGTGAGTAGTGAACTCATGATCATAAAAACACGGTTTTTCGGAGAAATAGACATCGTGGAGCAGGAGGTCCTGACCTTTCCGTCCGGATTGATCGGGATGAAGAACCTCAAGAGGTTTGTCCTTCTAAACCACCAAGCAGGCAGGCCTTTCCGTTGGCTTCAGTCCCTGGATGATGCGAATGTCTCCTTCCTATCCGTGGAGCCGCGCTTCGTTCGTAAAACCTACCGGGTTCCCGTCCAGAAAGAGCTTTTGATGCGTCTCAGGATCACGAAACCAAGGGAGGTCATGGTCCTTTGCCTGGTGGCCATCTCCAAGGAGTCCGGGACCATGACCGTTAATTTCCAGGCGCCCCTCCTCATCCATATGGAAGGCCGGATCGGAAAACAGATTATTCTGGTGGATGGACCGTACCATAGACGTCATGATATCTTGCAGGAATTAAAAGATCAGAGCGGGATTCCGGCGGCTGTGCCGGAGGAAGAGATCCTGGATATCAAAAACGGCCATGCATAGCAGGGAAGCTTAGATTCACCCCATCGCAAGGAATCCACCGGCCTGAATTCGACAACGTATATCAGTGGGGCTCCGGATTGTTTTTAGGACTCGTTCTCAAGCCGTGATGCAGGGGTCATAACCCGACGATCTCTTTCCGGATTTCCTCAAGAATTTTTGCAGCCACTTTCTCACAGGATACGATATAAGTCCCTGCATGGATGGCGCGTTTGATGGACTCAACCTTTTTTGCACGGATATCCGGGGTCTTCCTGACGATTTCACAGACCCTTTCCACCTCTTCGCTCTTGCCTGAAATATGAAGCGGACCTTTTTTTAATGGGGCTGAAGTGTCTTGGGCGTTTACATCATTATTTTTCCCAGGATGGCAGCCGGCCTTTTTTTGATCACTTTTGTTTCGTGGATCCTGGCTGTCTATTTTACCTGAAGAGGATCTCCTCATTTTTGGCAACTCCTGGTAATTGGATACATCAATTAAAACAATGACATGTATACAGCTATCTGATCATGTGCATTAACAATATGGTTCTTTTTTCTCAAGTTATAATCCGTATCGGAAATTCAAGATGGAGACTTTAGTAAAAAACCTACAGGTCGGTTTATGAATTTTCCGTTCGTCTCCTGTCTGAAAGCTTAGCGGCCCAATTTGTAAATACGGTGGCATTCGAGCCTGCCTGCCGCCTGCCTGCGCTACAGCAGTCAGACGACAGCCAGGCCTGCTGCGTCGCCATATTTACGAACAGGACCACTTAGCCTTCCTGATTTTACGGAGTCGTTTCATCCGGTTGAAAATCAAGAAACAAAAATCATGAAACCCCTTTTCAAATCGGATGAAATACGTTAAACTCAACTGCGTTTGCCATTGAGCAGATGCTTCAAAAAACCGGGTTTTCAAAAACAGCCTGATGATAACAAATTTTTCTGGAGAGTCCATGTCAAAAAATATGCTGATCAATGCGGTTCATTCTGAGGAGAGCAGGGTCGCTATCGTTGGAAACGGGATTCTGGAGGAACTGGGGATCGAAACGGCCGCAGCGGAACGTCATAAGGGGAACATCTACAAAGCCGTGGTGGTCAGGGTGGAGCCGAGCCTTCAGGTTGCATTCGTGGATTACGGGGAGAAGAAAAATGGTTTTCTCCCTTTTCGGGAGATCCACCGGTCTTATTACAAGAAGGATGTCAACAAGGAACACCCGAGGATACAGGATGTCATCGAGAGGGGACTTGAGGTGCTTGTCCAGGTCGTTCGGGAGGAGCATGAGCAAAAAGGGGCCTATTTGACCACGTTGCTCTCCATACCGGGGCGCTATCTCGTCATTATGCCGGGAAGCGACAGCGGCGGCGTCTCCCGCAAGATCGAGGACGAGGACCAGCGGAAGGAATACAAGAAAATGCTCAAGGAACTCAATCCTGCCGAAGGCATCGGTTTGATTTTCAGGACGGCAGGTCTCGGCATGACCAAGCCCGTCCTTTCTCAGGAGCTGAAGTTTCTGATCAAGGTTTGGGAACAGATCCTTCAAAGAGGAACTGAGCAGAAAGCGCCGTCGCTGATCTATCGGGAGTCGGACCTGGTGAGCCGCACGATCCGGGATTACTTCAGCTCGGACATCCAGGAGCTGCTGATTGACCATCTCGACGTCTACAAGAAGACCCTTGAATTCTTTGAAACGGTTATGCCGCGCTACAAGAACAGGGTCAAGTTTTACCAGGGATCCAAGCCCATATTTTCCAAATATAATCTTGAAGACCAGATCGAAAACATTTATGAGAGAAAGGTGAATCTGAAGTCCGGGGGGTCGATTGTGATTGAGCCCACAGAATCCATGGTCACCATCGATGTGAACTCGGGCAAATCCATGCATGCCAAGGGAGTGGAACAGACCGCCTTCCATACCAACATGGAGGCGGCGGAAGAGATCGCCCGACAGCTCCGGCTCCGTGACCTCGGCGGACTGATCGTCATTGATTTTATCGATATGGCAAACAAGAAGAACCAGCAGGAGGTTGTAAAAAAATTGAAAGACTCCTTGAAATACGACAAGGCCAAAACCAACGTCTCCAGCATATCCAGGTTCGGACTTCTGGAGATCTCACGTCAAAGGATCCATGCCCCGGTGGATGAAGGGACCTATGTCGTCTGCTCTCATTGTGAAGGGAAGGGGCGTGTGCGTTCCAGGGAATCCCAGGCCCTGATCATCCTTCGGAAGATCCAGATGCGCATCGCCGGAGGCGGGGTGGCAGCGGTGGAAGGGGAACTCTCTGCGGACCTGGCGGATTTTCTGTTGAATCGGAAACGCGAGGACCTCATGAAGATGGAAAAGAAACACGGCGTCAAGATTACGCTGGTCGGTAAACCGGAGCTCCTTCATTCCCAATATCACCTGGAATTTGTCAGCAGGCAGGAAGACTCCCATGAGGCGCAGGTGAACGTCGACCAGAGGCCGCAGGGGGACATGAGCGGGGAGCCTCGTGTTCCGGTGAAAAGAAAACACAACCTATCGCGTGGTTCCAGAAAGTTTGAAGTCAAACCCCAAAGCAATTGATTCCTTCCATGCTACATGACGGCGGTTGAGGTCGTTAACAGGTTCAGTCATGTTTGAACACAAACATCATCCCAGGGAAAAGAAAGAGGCCCATCTCCATGAAGGAGACGGTACACATCACCACCGGCATCGGGCCACGGAGCGAAAGCTTCTGAGGGTGGTCATCGTGTTGACCTTTGTCATGATGGCGGCGGAAATCATCTGGGGCATACTTTCCAACAGCTTGGCCCTTCTTTCCGATGCCTTTCATATGCTGACCCACTTCAGCGCTCTAACCGTGAGCCTGGTCTCCATTGAGGTAGCCGTCAGGATGAACCACCGGGACAAGACCTTTGGATACTGGAGGATCGAGATTCTGTCGGCCCTGTTCAACGGCCTGACCCTCCTGCCGATCACGGGCTACATCCTCTACAAGGCCTACCAGCGGTTTGAGAACCCGGAGATGGTCGTCGTTTCACAGATGTTTGTGGTCGCTGTGATCGGACTTGCGGTCAACGTCTTATGCGCCCTGATCCTTGCAGGCGTGAGCCGTGAGGATTTCAATATCCGGGGGGCCTTCCTCCACATGATCGCGGATACGGCCTCGTCCGTGGGTGTGGTCATCGCCGCCGTCATCATCCATTTTACCAACTGGTACTTTCTGGACCCGCTGGTGAGCGTGCTCATCGCCGTGGTCATCCTGGCCTGGTCCCTGAGTCTGATCCGGGAATCGGTCAACATCCTGCTGGAATCGGTGCCCAAGGGAATCAACATTCAGGAGGTCCGGGATGCCGTACTCGGGATCCCGGAAGTCAAGGACATCCACGACCTGCATATCTGGCAGATCACATCCTCGATGTATGCCCTGACCGCTCATGTGGCCGTAGAGAACATCCCGATAGCGGAAACCCGGTCCATCATGGTGAAAATCAACAGGATTCTCGATGAACGTTTCCACATCACTCATGCCAATATTCAATTTGAACCGCATCTATCGGCGTATGACCGGCATGGAGAGGGGAGGGCAGAAGAGAGCCCAAGACATCCCGTAAGCAAGGAGGAGAGCCTGTGAG from Nitrospirae bacterium CG2_30_53_67 includes:
- a CDS encoding TIGR00268 family protein, producing the protein MSRDKLNKLQAILKEMGSVLIAFSGGVDSAFLLRVAREALGDQAAALTALSPTYPEHELMEAKKFASALGVRHILVESNELKIQNFARNDPMRCYYCKSELFGILRRYADALKIAHICDGSNLDDTGDYRPGLKAAAEKGVRHPLIEAGLSKREIRELSRELRLPTHNKGSMACLSSRFPYGTEITEERVRQVARCEELLRSMGFDPYRVRYHGEIARIEVASDAFHRLLKEDILAALVKRFKEAGFVYVTLDLEGFRSGSM
- a CDS encoding carbon storage regulator, producing the protein MLVLTRKLGEEIFIDDEIRIVIKEIKGRQVRIGIEARSSVSVHRGEIHHRIEEENREAALIDLEAADKAAASLKRLIQETG
- a CDS encoding flagellar biosynthesis anti-sigma factor FlgM; its protein translation is MRRSSSGKIDSQDPRNKSDQKKAGCHPGKNNDVNAQDTSAPLKKGPLHISGKSEEVERVCEIVRKTPDIRAKKVESIKRAIHAGTYIVSCEKVAAKILEEIRKEIVGL